A part of Lacinutrix sp. 5H-3-7-4 genomic DNA contains:
- a CDS encoding NUDIX domain-containing protein encodes MGNRIKNITERTLHKGWATLSEIFFDYKMSSGEWTHKRRESYNRGDGATILLYNKEKQTVILVKQFRVSAYLNQHKTGFILETCAGMLDDDTPETCIIREVEEETGYRLPKVTKIFDAYSSPGALTEKLHYFVGEYTSDMKVSSGGGVESEQEDIEIIEMPFKTALKGIETGEIVDIKTIVLLQHAKINKLL; translated from the coding sequence TTGGGAAATAGAATAAAAAATATAACCGAAAGAACTTTACATAAAGGTTGGGCAACATTAAGCGAGATTTTTTTCGATTATAAAATGAGTTCTGGCGAATGGACGCATAAACGGAGAGAATCGTACAATCGTGGTGATGGCGCAACAATTTTATTATACAATAAAGAAAAGCAAACTGTAATTTTGGTAAAACAGTTTAGAGTTTCGGCATATTTAAACCAACATAAAACTGGTTTTATACTAGAAACTTGTGCAGGAATGTTAGATGACGATACGCCAGAAACCTGCATAATTAGAGAAGTAGAAGAAGAAACAGGTTATAGATTACCTAAAGTCACCAAGATTTTTGATGCCTATTCATCGCCAGGCGCATTAACCGAGAAACTTCACTATTTTGTTGGAGAATATACCAGTGATATGAAAGTGAGCTCTGGTGGTGGCGTTGAAAGTGAACAAGAAGATATCGAAATTATAGAGATGCCTTTTAAAACAGCCTTAAAAGGCATTGAAACAGGAGAAATTGTAGATATAAAAACAATAGTTTTACTACAACACGCAAAAATTAATAAGCTGTTATAG
- a CDS encoding DUF6638 family protein: MDKLKQANLYRSELIPISGKLVERYNKCLVKLGFLPTKLTTFSIDGKGWSPEIAEEKQNLHYLNNGEANMHAIIISPLQKGKPVYVPFHTFDREMMQHVFRTHEAKINNITRDSAICLDFDQNIDAFYEPLDVLKYSVVTINFHLIDNLDQIQKDQLELVAKFKHGNNFIDEDIHAQLLNSAKTYGDLRTRDLKLHELQYTTNSFYTKAFGGVYVLRDFIKEIVVFEDEKWHKEAIKDTAHDVLIYHISQPELMDKLRDHIIIECDLEDEVKTPRYERIKKFVFAEAIKEAQHPFTNILNDKVLYKSYLNKLDIESRKRVMSVERYLEKLEVSNEFKIADIVDVKFFEALHKPHSSLHAKHQDLIWKLLINVSAKDVLFLYWYDKEQFYKTYETWNDSLKDWVIEEISNNI, encoded by the coding sequence ATGGATAAATTAAAACAAGCAAACCTTTATAGAAGCGAACTAATTCCTATTAGCGGGAAACTAGTAGAACGTTATAATAAGTGCTTAGTAAAACTTGGTTTTTTACCAACAAAACTCACTACATTTTCTATAGATGGAAAAGGTTGGAGTCCAGAAATAGCAGAAGAAAAACAAAATTTGCATTATCTTAATAATGGTGAGGCAAATATGCATGCTATTATAATTTCACCATTACAAAAAGGCAAACCGGTTTACGTACCATTTCACACGTTCGACCGTGAAATGATGCAACATGTATTTAGAACACACGAAGCTAAAATTAATAATATAACTCGAGACAGTGCAATTTGTTTAGATTTCGATCAAAATATAGATGCATTTTACGAACCTTTAGATGTTTTAAAATACAGTGTTGTTACTATAAATTTTCATTTAATAGATAACTTAGATCAAATTCAAAAAGACCAATTAGAACTTGTAGCAAAATTTAAGCACGGTAATAATTTTATAGATGAAGACATTCATGCGCAATTATTAAATTCTGCTAAAACATATGGCGATTTAAGAACGCGAGATTTAAAGTTGCACGAACTCCAGTATACAACAAATTCATTTTATACAAAGGCATTTGGAGGCGTTTACGTGCTACGAGATTTTATTAAGGAAATTGTAGTTTTTGAAGATGAAAAATGGCATAAAGAAGCCATTAAAGATACAGCGCACGATGTATTAATTTATCATATTTCTCAGCCAGAATTAATGGATAAATTGAGAGATCATATTATAATTGAATGTGATTTAGAAGATGAAGTTAAAACACCAAGATACGAGCGTATAAAAAAGTTTGTTTTTGCCGAAGCTATAAAAGAAGCACAACATCCATTTACTAATATTTTAAACGATAAAGTGTTATATAAAAGCTATTTGAATAAGCTTGATATAGAAAGTAGAAAACGTGTAATGAGCGTAGAACGTTATCTCGAAAAATTAGAAGTAAGTAACGAATTTAAAATTGCAGATATTGTAGATGTTAAGTTTTTTGAGGCTTTACATAAACCACACTCATCTTTACACGCAAAGCATCAAGATTTAATATGGAAGCTATTAATAAATGTTTCTGCTAAAGATGTATTATTTTTATATTGGTATGATAAGGAACAATTTTATAAAACATACGAGACTTGGAACGACTCTTTAAAAGATTGGGTAATAGAGGAAATTAGTAACAATATTTAA
- a CDS encoding AAA family ATPase, which produces MEHNSTFPIKQNELNMLRDEASGYLKSIQWEQGARAKNKDKDAKDESILLYLSRANNGSGATQVTSVSKTILALKKRLLPDSIAIPVHLNQTLYAVQEGIALGIWVKDSYYDASGLSGLHERRSGLDSNGKREYESKMHTATAFMLFSMAYNVLHNLKPHASDDLSVMKQKFAGLPEVSFMSPLKGIACSLFYYDKYLGHPDIIKTDKDVVDFTVVYFEALIDEIQLRKSSLEYTETIVDRTYKLENSDFAISGWDNVFAGTAKSVEFNKIQFEQIVGNRDAKHFARRLTERMLSYDFEAKKNPFQELGGFMPVFMGYGIPGTGKSMLIAAIATRLKEHCDNLDIPFLFHPMPDTLISTFQGGSAEKMVEWMKPMQDPSKLIFAPIDDAENNLQERTAQGVSAGVKEVIGVFLRYTEGAYAVNYGNSSIGLFTNLPEMLDKAVISRVQGRFKIDGARTEHDFLDQDHLWWRKLEQTMPEFINMKSPGDYEYLKAQGLAKNMGDILNTIEKPTEARVLEAYHKAEKQNKVNEHEFFANLYLEIQKIFPFFSSRDVRNIQSAISLRLTDFDLEQDWFDNPEIYFKKDYNTKLNMLQELMKQNMKGLDFSEIRRQEVVRYLDNVATIADTDFKRKVDARVNQLNIETKAREQFGK; this is translated from the coding sequence ATGGAGCATAACTCAACATTCCCTATAAAACAAAACGAATTAAACATGCTTCGCGACGAAGCAAGCGGTTACCTTAAAAGTATACAGTGGGAGCAAGGCGCAAGAGCTAAAAATAAAGATAAAGACGCAAAAGATGAATCTATATTATTGTATTTATCTCGTGCAAATAATGGAAGTGGAGCTACTCAGGTAACTTCGGTGTCAAAAACCATATTAGCTTTAAAAAAGCGATTATTACCAGATTCTATTGCCATTCCTGTACATTTAAATCAAACACTTTATGCCGTACAAGAAGGTATAGCATTAGGTATTTGGGTTAAAGATAGTTATTATGATGCTTCAGGATTATCTGGTTTGCACGAGCGTAGAAGTGGTTTAGATAGTAACGGAAAACGAGAATACGAAAGTAAAATGCATACAGCAACAGCATTTATGCTCTTTTCTATGGCTTACAATGTGCTTCATAATTTAAAACCACATGCATCAGATGATTTATCTGTAATGAAACAAAAATTTGCTGGACTTCCAGAAGTTTCGTTTATGTCACCATTAAAAGGTATTGCGTGTAGTTTATTTTACTACGATAAATATTTAGGGCATCCAGATATTATAAAAACCGATAAAGATGTAGTAGATTTTACAGTGGTTTATTTCGAGGCATTAATAGATGAAATTCAACTACGTAAAAGCAGCTTAGAGTACACCGAAACCATTGTCGATAGAACCTATAAATTAGAAAATAGCGATTTTGCCATTTCAGGTTGGGACAACGTATTTGCAGGAACAGCAAAAAGCGTTGAATTTAATAAAATACAATTCGAACAAATAGTAGGAAACAGAGATGCAAAGCACTTTGCAAGACGTTTAACAGAACGTATGCTAAGCTACGATTTCGAGGCTAAAAAGAATCCATTTCAAGAGCTTGGTGGTTTTATGCCAGTTTTTATGGGTTACGGTATTCCAGGAACAGGAAAAAGTATGCTTATTGCAGCCATTGCAACACGTTTAAAAGAACATTGCGATAATTTAGATATTCCGTTTTTATTTCATCCAATGCCAGATACTTTAATAAGTACATTTCAAGGTGGAAGTGCCGAGAAAATGGTAGAATGGATGAAACCAATGCAAGATCCTTCAAAATTAATTTTTGCACCAATTGATGATGCCGAAAACAATTTACAAGAACGAACAGCACAAGGTGTTTCGGCAGGTGTAAAAGAAGTTATTGGTGTTTTTCTGCGTTATACCGAAGGCGCTTACGCTGTAAATTATGGTAATAGTTCAATTGGGTTATTTACCAATTTACCAGAAATGTTAGATAAAGCGGTAATTTCTCGTGTACAAGGTCGATTTAAAATTGATGGTGCAAGAACAGAGCACGATTTCTTAGACCAAGATCATTTATGGTGGCGAAAACTTGAGCAAACCATGCCAGAATTTATAAACATGAAAAGCCCAGGCGATTACGAATATTTAAAAGCCCAAGGTTTAGCAAAAAACATGGGAGATATTTTAAATACTATCGAAAAACCAACCGAAGCTAGAGTTTTAGAAGCTTACCATAAAGCCGAAAAGCAAAATAAGGTTAACGAGCATGAGTTTTTTGCTAATTTATATTTAGAGATTCAAAAAATATTTCCATTCTTTTCTTCAAGAGATGTTAGAAATATTCAATCGGCAATATCATTACGTTTAACCGATTTTGATTTAGAACAAGATTGGTTTGATAATCCTGAAATTTATTTCAAAAAAGATTACAATACCAAGTTAAATATGCTTCAGGAATTGATGAAGCAAAACATGAAAGGTTTAGATTTTTCAGAAATTAGAAGACAAGAAGTTGTACGTTATTTAGATAATGTGGCAACCATTGCAGATACCGATTTTAAACGAAAAGTTGATGCACGCGTAAATCAATTAAATATTGAAACCAAAGCAAGAGAACAGTTTGGGAAATAG
- a CDS encoding type II toxin-antitoxin system PemK/MazF family toxin: MKQGEIWELYLNPTKGSEQSGRRPAVIISGNMLNTYLQVVIVCPLTTSVKNYKGNLILEPNAINGLAKTSEVLTFHVRSVSKTRLDKKIGKIPIKDVEVIKKTLNDILKF; the protein is encoded by the coding sequence ATGAAACAAGGCGAAATTTGGGAGTTGTATTTAAACCCAACAAAAGGTAGTGAGCAAAGTGGTAGAAGACCAGCAGTAATAATAAGTGGTAATATGTTAAACACCTATTTGCAAGTGGTAATTGTTTGTCCTTTAACAACTAGTGTGAAAAATTATAAAGGTAATTTAATACTTGAGCCTAACGCAATAAATGGTTTAGCTAAAACATCAGAAGTCTTAACCTTTCATGTACGTTCTGTTTCTAAAACAAGATTAGATAAAAAAATTGGAAAAATACCAATTAAGGATGTGGAGGTTATTAAAAAAACCTTAAACGATATTCTTAAATTTTAA